In a genomic window of Scyliorhinus torazame isolate Kashiwa2021f chromosome 5, sScyTor2.1, whole genome shotgun sequence:
- the LOC140420183 gene encoding uncharacterized protein, whose translation MDKPWKCGDCGQGFGSPSELETHGHSHTEERLFTCTECWQKFSDSSNLQTHQRVHTGEQPFTCTVCAKGFAQLSSLLRHNVTHTNERPFKCPDCGSCFKRSQELMVHQRIHTEERPFSCSHCTKRFGRSSTLQRHQHVHTGERPFTCSVCGKGFSDLSTLQIHQRVHTGERPFTCSDCGKGFSDSSNLLRHKRVHTGERPFACTVCGKGFTQSSDLQGHQRVHTGERPFTCSECGKGFTRLDNLLTHQRVHTGERPFTCSVCGKGFTQLSHLLTHQRVHTGERPFTCSMCGKRFTQLSHLLTHQRVHK comes from the coding sequence ATGgataaaccatggaaatgtggggactgtggacagGGATTCGgatccccatcagagctggaaacccATGGACACAGTCACACTgaagagaggctgttcacctgcactgagtgttggcagaaattcagtgattcttccaacctgcagacacaccagcgagttcacactggggagcagccattcacctgcactgtgtgtgctaagggattcgctcagttatccagcctatTGAGAcataatgtcactcacaccaatgagagaccctttaaatgccccGACTGTGGGAGTTGTTTCAAAAGGTCTCAGGAACTGAtggtccaccagcgcattcacactgaagagagaccattcagctgctctcactgcaccaaAAGGTTTGGACGGTCATCCacactgcagagacaccagcatgttcacaccggggagagaccattcacctgctctgtgtgtgggaagggattcagtgatttatccaccctgcagatacaccagcgagttcacactggggagaggccattcacctgctctgactgtgggaagggattcagtgattcatccaacctgctgagacacaagcgagttcacaccggggagaggccgtttgcctgcacagtgtgtgggaagggatttactcaatcatctgacctgcagggacaccagcgagttcacactggggagaggccgttcacgtgctctgagtgtgggaagggatttactcggttagacaacctgctgacacatcagcgagttcacactggggagaggccattcacctgctcagtgtgtggaaagggatttactcagttgtcccacctgctgacacatcagcgggttcacactggggagagaccgttcacctgctccatgtgtgggaagagattcactcagttatcccatctgctgacacatcagagagttcacaagtga